The Festucalex cinctus isolate MCC-2025b chromosome 6, RoL_Fcin_1.0, whole genome shotgun sequence genomic sequence ggaagtgtTTATTTGAGGTGGTACTTGTGCTGTAACTGTTGTTTATATTTGCCGTTAGAAATGAGCACAGCAGGTGAGGCGTGTGGATTTTGATGCTTGATTTTGAAACTAAAACCTTGATTTTAATGGGGCTCGTTTTTATGTTCTTGGCTCATTCAGCTCATTTCCTTTGGCGTTCCTCCTCGGTGGATGTTTTGGCAAAGCCATGAGAGGAAAGTCTCTTTGGCTGTTTGGAATTAGAGAAAGACGTCATGCGTTTTATAAAACAATAGTTTGCACAGCATCCGTCCATGTGAGGCCACCCACTGCGGAGAGAGGTCCACGCTGCATGCGGGCTCACGGAACGGAGAGGCGTCGAACGCGTACCACTTCCCACCCGCTAGTTTGTTTGCCATCGGTTATACTAAATATATCACCCGTCTTCTTAGGTGGCTGTAATTCATGTACTTAAAATATTGGATCTGTGTTCAAAATGAGGCAACACAGCCTGCTATTcacattaaataatttattaatttaatccaGACCAACAACATATTGATGTTTACACAAAATTGCCTTTATAAACATGCATGCCAAGAAAACCAAATGTACCTCATTAACCAGTCATGAAATACTACCCCAAAACCACAATCAACGCAAATATACAAACGAGAAAATATAAACACAGCGATgtacaaattgaaaaaataaatgagtcaCATCAATTACTGAGTGCAACAAAATATGTCACTTCTAACGCAGAGCACAATTTGGCTGTGATACAGAAAACGATCACCGATATTTGAAGCTCCAAGACATTTGCCACTTAACAATTTGACCCGCAGTGAGTGTTAACATCACATTTCTCCCCAAAGAACATCTGCTCAAACATATTTTTTGACTGAACAGCCACAACTAACACTTTAGTGAAGCTAATGCAATACACAGTattgtgtaaaataataataataataataataattaaataaggaCACTTGTGCTGCTGACCACGAACACTCCCATGCAGATGtcccatgtgtggtaaatttCAGAGCTGTGCGTTGAAATGTTTGCATAGCTCGGTGTGGGAGGGGAAATGAAGTACTTGTACTCCTCGGTGGTGTGTTTGTGCTGAGTGGAGATCAGAAATTACAAAGAATTACAAAATTTCATTTCCACATTTGAGGCAGCATGAGTTGAAGTTGCCTTGTTTTTTAGGGATGTGCCAGCAGTTGACACAGCGGACCCTGTACTTCTTGTACCTTGAAAAAGACAATGGAGAAAATAAGTTACAAAAgcattaaggggaaaaaaaaataatgtcggATGTTTGTAGCCATGTAtgcaacacaacaacacaagtggcaaaattgaataaaacattatataaaataaattttaaaaattattacaattacaagtaatcgattacaaTCACATTTACAGTGGAAATAAATtttacacacccctgttaaatgctattttttgtggtattaaaaaaaaaataatctgataaaatcttttaaaaacttTCCCCCAttgcatgtaaaactaaattaaaaaaaaaatcatccgcattcagaattaaccaatcacattgaaatttcagttgtttatttttacttccctaatcactttttttttttttttttttttttttttaaagttttacaaTAGTGAAAAAGGttctgaaatcaacaggaagatgAAAAGGGTTGTGTACACTATATGCTACGTATAAATTCTGCAGTAGAAGCATATTTTCACGATAATTTAATATCTATGATATTGAATTTAGCAAACTATTACAAATACTGTTTCAATGAATGATTTGAGTTTGTACTTAACATTTCTATTGAGTATTGTGCAGTTTCCATGTTTTACTCACACTTGCATGTGTGAGTGCATGGCTTTCTAATTAATTGACTAAATTGTCCATTGTCATGTAATGTAAATGTTCTGTGATTATGTGGCCTTTAATTGACTGGCGACTAGTCCTAATTAACTCCTCAACCAGTCAGCTGGGTTTGACTCTAGCTAACCCCCTAGCCTGTACAAGTGGTATAAAATGAAGGACTGACTGAATTCGcttcttttttaaatggctaATTATGTGTTTAACTACAGCAGTGTGAGTAATGTTGATAAGAATAAAATACCTGATGCCGCAAGCGTTGCAAAGAGGGGTCCCATCTTCTGCATCTCTCCACATTGGGGTCTTCCTGGTGCAGCATGATGCACAAACTTTGACCCCTAGTGATATGCAGTCAGTCAACAAACATTAGTTCAATTTGATTCTCAACCAGGCACATTAGTGTGCTATGAGATATCCGTGGTACCACGGGACATTATACAATTTTACTTAATTACAAATGTATCTTTTTGTCATCTACCTATGCACTACTTCAGTAGTCACACTGTTGGTGACATTTGTTTGGTGCTGTGCTATGAGattttcatgtaaaatgaggGCCTTGGGTCAGTAAAAGGTTATGAATTGAAATATGTATTAGTTGATAATTTGGATCTCTATTTGTATTATTGTATGTATAATTATGTAACATGGCATCACAAAACTGAAATGTGCACAGTTCAGGCAGGGCAGGTGAAAGCATGTTTGCAAATAAGACTTGTGTAGCAGCGCCTCTCAGTGGGGGAAAATATGTAAAACataatttaattgaattaaagATTCACTTTGCAGCAATATGCCCAAAAACagctttacaatagcctttctatttgaccatttatgactgaatcatgttttaattagtagattaacaccttagctgttcataatGGGAACTCCTGCAAGCTTCTGACAAATAGTTTTCAGACAAGATCCGGGTTGgaatttcccaccctctgtctgcggatgtgacgtctGTATGCAtcgtgtacgtgaagaagggaaactgcagtttcatttttttggccacaggtggcagtagagactcaaaattttgttttgcgtgttcagtagctttaaataagtaaaaatatttAGACTTGTAACAAAGAAAATAGCTCCCAATAgtaaaaatatgacaactttAATAATTTTGTTGGCGTGCTATGTAAATCATAGCAATACTTTATGAATGACATCCAGCATTTTATAGTAATCTAAATTACAGCACTTGCCTGCTCAagtccagtcttttttttttcttttttttttaaataactaattggcttcaacttttttttttttccccagggaaTCAGATGCCATTGATCTTTGCACTGTTAATGTTCATACACATTGCCAAATAGAATGGACAATTCATTTTCAGTGCCATGTTGCTTTAACACTATTTTAATCGTGTTATGTGTCAAATTTACAAACTACTGGAAGACACTGCAGTAAAAGTGACAGTGGCTTGACTCGTGCAGGTACCTGAGGTAGTAGGTACACTCCCTTCATCTGAGCTGCTGGTCGCGCGATACGTTCGAGTCTTCGTTCTCCGTTTCCGCACGTTCCTGTGGAGCTCCTTGCTGAGGTGGAAAGAGAGAACAAATCGCAATGTGCATCCTCCAATTGTATATCGGCGTGTCCTCACCTGTATTTGGATGTTATGCTGAGCTGACACTGATCACTGCTGGCATTCAGCTCGGCGCGCATCCAGAATGTCACTCCCCGGAAGTGCGGGTCGTGGATATCGCCGCTGCGGCTGGGATTGGGTTGCTTTCTCGGAGTTCTGGTTCTCCGCAAGCGCTGAGTGCCATTTGCCTCTTTTGACCTCAAGTGTGTGGTCAGTGTGGTGGGAGTGGGAGAGCGCTGCAGCCTCTCCTCAATGGGAACATTTGCACAGTGTGATTTTGGTGACACCGTGTGGTCATCTGGTTTGGAGGGCGAATGACAAGCCAACATCAGGTTTGCATTGTGGTCGTGAGTGAAGACTGAAGAAGAACTTCTTGAAACATGAGTGTCAGTTTGGTGATGTTCAGCAGGGGATCTGTCATAACTCCTCTCCAATGTGTCAGCACTCAACTCTTGCACGTCTTTGTCAGCCAACTCTTTCTCACAAGTCTTCGGTTTAGAAGAAAAGCGGTTTCTTTGCTCATCAAGCATCGGCACGACGCAGGTGGAGATCCTTGCAACGGGCAGTGGTCTCAAAGTGCAGTGACGACAGGGACCagtttctgatgtgtgtgcagaaGGGACACCGCACATGGTGGGAAATAGCAGTCCTGAGTCTGCTTCCTCTTCTCCGTGATCCATGAGCCTCTTACACTGCTGGTTGATCAGACTCAATGCGAGCCAAGGGCTGTGGCCTCCAGGTGGGGACTCCACTACAATTTCCACCTTCCCGTTCACCATGAGGTCATCGTGCTTATTGGGTGATATTACATTTGGGTTGATGGAGTTTTGAGCCCTTTCACCACTTTCAGCTGGGCTGTCTTGAAGCCAGCTGGCCAATGATCTGGTGGCCAGGACACCGCTTTGCAGGGAGGCGTCAAGTTTAGAAACTTCCTGGAACAGATAGAGGAGCGCAGATTCCGAGTCATCTTGTTCTGCTGCCCTCTGATGTTTCTGAAAGAGGGCCACCTGTGAACTTTGACCTGTGCTCATATCTgcatcataaacaaacaaacaaaaataagtggACCCCAAATGTATTCTCTGACTATCCCTGAGTGAGGTTATGGAAAACTACCAAATTGCCTCAAAGAGCGTACCTTATAAGTGGTCCACGTGAGTAAGTACCTCAAATAGGTGActcctttttctctctctgtcaGGTAAAAGGCTAAACAGTGAAAAAGAAATACTTCTGTATGTAACAGTACAGAGAAAATatattaacattaaaaaaaaaatcttccagcaattattccaaaaacatatatttcaGTTGCAGTTTTACAGACACatggcctttattgtcattaatttgggtcttttaattatttacttatttatttcccCCATGTAAATTATACTCAGGTGTGACttgcatatattttaaaattagtGCTCAAACTCGCACCCAAAATCCCCGTTCTCTAATCGGTGTTGACGGAAGTGTACGAGTTCCGGTTACTTACGCTTCTAACTAtggaaaagtttttctttttagtttaaagcTTTAAAGTTTTAAGCCTACGTCCCatactggtcaccagtcaatcacagtgCATATAGAGACAGACAACTATTAACACTGTCCCTGAGTGGGAACACAACCCACACTGCCTGCACTGAAGCAAGCCATGTCTACAGAGACTCTAGAATCCTAAGTGCTAATTCTTAAAAGATAAAAGTGAATATCTGCATATATTTGAGTGAATGATTTTGACCACGATTGAAAATCCTAAATAAATTACGCATCAAATTATTGAATTTGTTGTACTGTAAAATAATTCCACTCTTGcctaaaaaaattgtatttctaAAGTATATCTAAAACGTTAATAGTTGTTCTACTAGGAACTATAGGTAATGTAACTTCAATAAGCTGTACTTGGCCATATCATTGGGTACACCTGCCCACTGATTGGGTCCAAAAGTTGTATCTTGCATTGGATATTTATAGTGATACTTACAGTGCCTTTTAGGAGGCTGAAGGGTGAAATAATGGTACATGCTGATGTTATATGTGCTTATAGCAGCAGTTAAAATCATTGTAGTGTTACGTATTCCAGGTTGAGtgtatttcacttttttattgAACTGTTACTGTTTCCGTGATTCGAAAAGTAATCATTTCTCACAATCTGTTCCAAACAGTGTGGAGTTTAAATTAACTTGAAAACTTGTTCCATATCGAACGATGTGTCGCTTTAACATCGATTGTCTTCTTGATCTTTTGGACGGGATGACATGTTCTAAAAACTATTACAACTCTCTTACATTAATGGAAAACTGACACTGCCTTTTACGAAAGGGAGGTTGGGCGTGTTTTCACTTTTCACGGCATCTTTCTCCATGGTGTGATCGGCTTCAAAACATATAGGGAGTAAATGTAGCTACAATGTACGAGTTGTTTGGAAACATGCATGTACATTCATGTACTTGTCAATTTGTTAAATTGTATATGTTGTACAATGATCGCAAATTCCGTGTGTCATTAGAAACGTTTACCTCCCTCGTCTGAAAAAGTACTTGTACAGTTATATTTTCGCCATTTCTGAGGTCAGATCTTCTCGACATTTgtcaagaaattaaaaaaacaattttgaggCAAATAAAATCATTGTTGTTCCTTACCTTGCAGTAAAATTATTGTTGTTGCTTACCTTACAGTAAACGGTCTTATGGATTGTCGTTGTAGATGAATTGACGTATTTTGGCTGCCATCGTGGAGCAAGTCTGACACAGCTGGCGCTGCTAGCGTGATTACATCTGAAAATGCGAACACCTGATGGCTAATTAACGCTGATCTTTCACAAAATGATTCGATCGCTACTCAAAACACTTAAAACGGGTTTTTAAAAGTGGTTTTTGGATGTGGGGGTAGTACACGCTAGAAAATGTCGTTTAATTTTGGATTTGGGGGCCATTTCATATGAGGTCCTCAAAGGGCcataccattttattttatttttatgcgaCGCAAATAAGAGAACAgacattattttgataatataCTTCAGAGTGTTTGTGGGTTGGATGTTTTGAAAAGCTGTGTTTTAAGCTGGATAGCTCAAATGGTATCACAGCTGTCGGTAAGCAAGTTGAATTTACTGTACTGCATTTCTCCCAGAGAGCACACAGTGCTTCACCCCAGCTTGACCATTCTTGAGGCTCCCATTAATGTAACAATATGCTGTCTTTGACTACAGGAAATATTACTACTAATGCTACCACCACTAATTGACAGTTGATTACATATGCAGAGCAATTTAGCCTGCACCCTATAGTCTGgtagagaaaaataaatatatccaATACAGCTTTAAAATAGTACTTTattgcacaattttaaatactTGATATATACCATACATTAGTGACTTAAATGTGTGCGTAAGTTGGACAAGTACAGTAGACTTGACAAATAGAGTTTAACCTAGCAAACTCCGTCATTGGCAGCATGTTGCAATTTCGTTTTAGAATACAGCTGAACCACATCAATGTCAGCTGGTCACAACACGCCTTCTCAAGGTAAGCCCGTTTCTTCAGGATAGTTGAAATGTTTATTGGGATTTTAGAGAAGGACTTAGACTTACGTGGTCATATTCCCCACAAAAACCAAAGAAATGCATGATAACGTTTGAGTGAATATTCGGAATAAAAATTGTCTAAGTGAAATGGCAAGAGCATTTTTATGACAAACGTGCGTATAAGAGCTGTAACGAGGAATGCTCCATTCAGAAATGTAGTGAAGGAGTATTAGCAGTATACACTTGGGGGAATGTTTTACGAAAAAATATACAAGAAAATCTCTTAAAAATGGTTTTACTAGAATAAATTAATCTGTTGAGAAAACGGTGCGTTACGgtcttgcactttgtttaaatTTGACAACCAGTGAAATAGTCTAACAGCAGCGTCACCACGATCACTTTAACGTGATTGTGTAAACCTTTTGTAGATCATCTTTCCAGAAGtgattttgacatatttcattattaatatatatatggctACAACTTAATTCATCAAAAAATATggtgttatttttacattataacTTTATTCTCGGTgctctttttccgccatttTTCCCCTcagtgtggccctaatactCCTTTTGTAAAGATGAATTTTAACTAAGGTCTCCAAACTTGAATGTataggttgttgtttttaacaaaagaaCACTTTGTGAAATTGCTCGTTCTCAATGCTTGCCTGAAGGCATtccacataaataaaaagacatatGTTCCTTTTTCCAAGTAACCATTGAGTTAATTGAATTCTGCCAAAGTCTGCAAGCCCACCACagtaaactgttaattgatCAGTTAAGATCTTCTGGGTGGTTGCTATGGTTTTCCCAAGCCGTAGATTTTGTCAAAGGAAACCCACTCGCTTCCTTCCTAGCATGGCTTCTCGTTTGCTGGGCCGGTCCCTCTCAATCCCACCTTCATCCGCAGTGCGTCTTCTCAATGAGGTTTGGGAACATGTCCGTCCACGTAGAAGTTCCTTGTGACTTTGGGTAAAGTCACCTCCATGCCCTCCAGCTCTGGGGTGAGAACGATCTGGCACCCTAGTCGGGAGTTCTCCTGGAGCATGGGCGCCATGTCCAGCATGTCATCCTCCCTAAAATTTGAGCACATTACTGGATATACTTTTCACTCCATTTCATAAGTTTTGCCACCATTTGAATGAGATATTAAAAGGCACGCCTACCTCTCAAGTGGTTCTGGCAGTTTGTCTAAATGGCCACTGCTTACATACACGTGACATGTTGAACAAGCCAATGATGCCTCACACGCCCCTGAATGGGaaatgcacaaaaagaaaaaagaattacattatgtgCTTGAGCATAACATCATTCATCGACCactgtattgttaaaaaaatacacacaagttgtttttgcctcaTTACATCTTATGGACACCCTCCACCCAAACATTACCAAACTGTAAAGTAGGGAGTCATTTCTCAAGTAACTTTGTGGTCACCCTCGGCGATTAAACAGAAACACCCACCTTCTAGATCAATTCCATTCTTGTGAGCTAAGTACAAAATATTGTCTCCCACTTTGGCTCTAACTGGGATCCTCTGGCCTGACCGGTCTATATACACCACATTTACCCTGAAAAGCAATAAACACATCTTGAGGAAATCAGTACTTCTTGGTCACACatgtaaaacaaaagacaatctGGAAATACTGCATGATGACATATTATAGTGCCACTGCATTTACCAGATCATTGGAAGCCAATTGCAACCTTGAAACTGTTGGaccattttcacattgttttaACTTATATCATGcggattgttgttgttgattacgTTTGATGTACAACACTTAGTTTCAGCTACGGTTGTTTGAGTTGAACATTGCCAAAGACGTGTATCAACATTTTATTCTACATCGAAAAAGCAGCGATTTATTGACGTGTTCGAAACTTCTGAACTAAAATGATGACCAGGACACCCATTTATACAGtttatgagcaaaaaaaagttaatttggaGTTGAGGTGctcattaaaaaacacaaaatgtggtttcagtaatcgtgttttttttaaggtactcattttttactttatttcattaactaaaaagggtttttcagttttagttatttcctttgtttttgttaattatgaTAACGCTTCTACATGTTTTACAGACTTACACATTGTCCTGGTTCTCTTCATCTGTGCTGCCTTCCTCACTGTGGAGCGAACCTACAAGAATACAGGGCCGTAAGTAATTCTGCTCTCACAGGTAAACACAGAAAATCCGCCATGAGATACGAATAGTTTACTTGTTGCACAAGGCAAGGTTTCACAACGCCATGCGAGTCAGGTTACACAAGCATTACTCAGGGTATGCTGGGCTAAGCGCTGACATATGCAAAATAAGTACATGAATATTAGCCTCTGGGCATCTTGTTAAAAAGACGTTAAATCATCATCATACTTTCGTCGCAATAAAGCGAACGACGTTAAAAATGACAAACCTGCAGTAACTAGCAGGGCGAAGCACTCACCTACACTCGTCTGCATGTATCGATTGATAGTGCGAAACGTGTCCACAGAGCCCTTCCTTTGTAAATGAGCCGTACACGACTTTAACCTGGACATGGGACATGTGCTACAGTCCGGTAAAACTCGCGAAAGTCTGAAAGTCAGCCCCATGCTCGAGCGGACTGCAGCGGAGGCAGCCATGATTGTGTTTTGATCACGTGCACCACGTTGTCCAATAGAAAAAGAGCCCTGTCAGCATTCTGTTTCGACGACAGAGGCCGCTGCGACTTTACAGCTATTCTATGACCAAACTAAACCAACACGTGGTAAAGTTTATTTAAATGTTGAGCACAACAAACCTATTGAAGACAATTCATTTTAATACAGCAGCACCTCTACATACAATTTTTTAACAGTATGCATTCATTCTTAAGTAAATCAGCAATTAAAGTAAGTActaaaaatattgtataaaaaataattgattaagGAATTGCAATGCACAGCATGTAAAAGACAGAAATTGAGTTCAGACAGTACTTTGAATACAGTAGCCTATAGGAAATatttctctctcgctcgctcactcactcactcactcactcactcactcactcactccaaGATGAGTTATGTTTATGGGCATCCAGTTGCACATGATACAGCAGCTAGCTCCTCATTTCAAGTCAGAGGACAGTGGTGCTTTCTCTGACCACATAAAATGTTTCATAGCTTgacgacaaaaaataaataaaataaaataaaaaatctgtgtcCCATCCAACAGTATAAACAATGAGCTACAATTAAGTAGAGTAAAAACGAGGAATGGTAATGATAATAGTGtgttcattttgttatttagcgGTAGAAGTTTACAAAAACTCAAAAGGCATGATTTTGACGCTGGCCTATTGCTGTTGCTATATAATCATTTCAAGCTGCAAGCTGAAGTTGTCCactcttttgtttatttaaaaaacaaaaaaaacaacaacaaaaaaacagaagcaGCAAGTATCCACATGGTTCAAAttaataatgaaactaaataatcCCATTAAACAACAGTCATCATAATGTGCTTTGCTTTACCACCTCCCCCGGAAAGGGACAAATCTAAACAAGGCATCTGATGCAGGCTAGCTATAGATCTTCCAGTTTTGTATGAAGGTAGACAAGAGATATATAGATGAATTTTGCGGTCTGATGTTTTCTTCAGTTGACGTTACCTAGAAATGAAGCATAAAAAGACATCCTCCATAAAGAAAGTGAGACGCTATTATTTGCCTTGCGAGAGCAGTAAAACTCGTAGGAGCATGATGTTGACATTTCCACATGTGATTTATACCTTTGAGTAACTGTATAACTCTGATAAGCTGTTCTGCTGGAATCACACtataatttttctttcttttatcgttcttaaaaaaaaaaaaaaaaacatatataaagaCTTGCAGATTGCGAAAAGTGCCTGTCTTAAAGTTTGGTTTTGAGACGTATAGTCCCCCCTTGTGGAGGGCTAGACAATGTTAATTGGGCCCCAGCGTGTTGacttttatatttaatagcaaGCATCGTCAAACTTTATGTGCGCCTGCACGTGATGAGTGTCCTGGGATAGTTTACCTTTCTGTGAATGGGAAGCACCTGTTTCTCACTGGACGTCCTGTCCTGCAGGTGCATGCATGTGTCTGAGTTTCAGGGTGTGGTGGGTGGATGTCATAACACACGAAAGTGGCTCATGGCTGTTCTTTGTAAATTTgtagtggaacctccaaagtcaaacacagttgacttcaaaactaCTTTATAACATGAATTAAATTGTTTCAGGCTCTGACTGCCACCATGACAAAGTTCCTTAATGACATGTATAGTCAATATTTAAGTAACATTGTCATACAGTtataatgagatgttaaaaactgtaacaaaaatgagtaaaaaataaagtaaaactatTTACCCTTCGGCGTATGGAATGGGAGCAAGGAGATGCTTGAGGAGCGTTACAGACACTAGAGCTCTATTTTCGTAGACAGGTGCGCAAAATAGGCGCATCTACATTTTCATGTCGGGAAAAGTCTAATCTGCCGTGTTTGTGAATTTGATAGACGCCCTACACCTCTGGACGTCCTGGCGCACCAAGCTCCAATTTAGTGACAACAAGTAGATGGCATTATAGACTCTGTAAAACCAGGTCTaacttgtggcgcaggtggtgtaacaAGATTTTGGTCTATTTGGCTGAGGAGCTTTATTTGGCTGTTTTGGTTGCTCACTGCTTTTGTTATTCTTCATCCTGATTAAGCGCCACATTGGTCCACTTTTGGAGACTGCCCCACTGTACTCTCCATGTCTGTAACTCACACATGGCCACATACAGTAGATTCCTGATGTCTCCTTCATGATGAAAGACAAGGCAGCTTGAAGCAAAATGTGTGGATGGACAAGACGTGATAAAGTGATCTGCTAAACGGCCCCCTGAGAACACACACCGTGCGCACAGGATATAAATCAGTTTGTGTTTCCAGTGATGGCTGAAGTAGAAGATTTTCCAGTCGTCCTTTTAGTGCCATCAATCAAACCCATCAGAGCTGTCGTTATTGGGCCTCATTCACTAACAAATGCATTGAAATGTTCTGATCCTGCACA encodes the following:
- the zglp1 gene encoding GATA-type zinc finger protein 1 isoform X1 translates to MSTGQSSQVALFQKHQRAAEQDDSESALLYLFQEVSKLDASLQSGVLATRSLASWLQDSPAESGERAQNSINPNVISPNKHDDLMVNGKVEIVVESPPGGHSPWLALSLINQQCKRLMDHGEEEADSGLLFPTMCGVPSAHTSETGPCRHCTLRPLPVARISTCVVPMLDEQRNRFSSKPKTCEKELADKDVQELSADTLERSYDRSPAEHHQTDTHVSRSSSSVFTHDHNANLMLACHSPSKPDDHTVSPKSHCANVPIEERLQRSPTPTTLTTHLRSKEANGTQRLRRTRTPRKQPNPSRSGDIHDPHFRGVTFWMRAELNASSDQCQLSITSKYSKELHRNVRKRRTKTRTYRATSSSDEGSVPTTSGVKVCASCCTRKTPMWRDAEDGTPLCNACGIRYKKYRVRCVNCWHIPKKQGNFNSCCLKCGNEIL
- the zglp1 gene encoding GATA-type zinc finger protein 1 isoform X2 — translated: MVNGKVEIVVESPPGGHSPWLALSLINQQCKRLMDHGEEEADSGLLFPTMCGVPSAHTSETGPCRHCTLRPLPVARISTCVVPMLDEQRNRFSSKPKTCEKELADKDVQELSADTLERSYDRSPAEHHQTDTHVSRSSSSVFTHDHNANLMLACHSPSKPDDHTVSPKSHCANVPIEERLQRSPTPTTLTTHLRSKEANGTQRLRRTRTPRKQPNPSRSGDIHDPHFRGVTFWMRAELNASSDQCQLSITSKYSKELHRNVRKRRTKTRTYRATSSSDEGSVPTTSGVKVCASCCTRKTPMWRDAEDGTPLCNACGIRYKKYRVRCVNCWHIPKKQGNFNSCCLKCGNEIL
- the fdx2 gene encoding ferredoxin-2, mitochondrial yields the protein MAASAAVRSSMGLTFRLSRVLPDCSTCPMSRLKSCTAHLQRKGSVDTFRTINRYMQTSVGSLHSEEGSTDEENQDNVVNVVYIDRSGQRIPVRAKVGDNILYLAHKNGIDLEGACEASLACSTCHVYVSSGHLDKLPEPLEREDDMLDMAPMLQENSRLGCQIVLTPELEGMEVTLPKVTRNFYVDGHVPKPH